GGTCGCGTCGGTCGCTTCCGTTGAAGTTTCGCTAGGCGCGAGCGCGCTAGCTGTCGGCGCGACCACGACAGCCGCTGCTACGCTTCGCACTGCGACCGGTTCGATCGTTTTCGGCAAAGCGGTCTCGTGGTCATCAAGCACCCCAACAGTCGCATCCATCGACGGATCGGGAACGGTAACGGGGCTGAGTGCCGGAACCACGACAATCACGGCGACCGCCGATGGGCGCAGCGGATCGGCGGTCGTGACCGTGACGCCTGTGCCCGTGGCGAGCATCAGCCTGTCCCTCGCCGCTTCGTCGATCGCGGCGAATACAAGCGTACAGGCGACCGCGGTGGCTCGCGATGCCGCCGGCGCCGCGCTCTCGGGTCGGCAAATCACGTGGACGACCAGCGCGTCGCAGATTGCCACCGTCTCCCAGACGGGGCTCGTGCAGGGGATCGCGCCGGGAACCGCGACGATTACCGCCACGAGCGAAGGGCGGAGCGCGAGCGCGACGATCACCGTGACGCAGCCGCCGGTGGCAAGTGTCGTGGTCAGTCTGGTTACCACGACCCTCACGCCTGGCCGCACCACGCAAGCCACGGTCCTTACCCGAGACGCGAGCGGGGCGGCGCTGAGCGGTCGCACGGTCACGTGGACGAGTACGAACGAATCGGTGGCCGTGGTCTCCACGAGTGGTGTGGTCACCGCGATCGGTGTAGGCGCTGCGTCGATCACGGCGACGAGTGAAGGCGTGACCGGCAGTGCTGCACTCACGGTCGGACCGGCTCCCGTCGCGACCGTGCAAGTCACTCCAGGCACGAGCACCCTCGCGGTTGGCCAGTCCACCGCATTGCAAGCGACACTGCGCGACGATCTTCAGAACGTGCTGACGGGACGAACGGTTGCCTGGACCACCAGCAATGCGACTATTGCCCAAGTCTCGTCGTCGGGCGTTGTGACAGGGTTTTCGTCGGGGAGCGCCACGATTACCGCGACCAGTGAAGGCAAGTCAGCCACGGCAGCTATCACCGTCACTGCCGCCGCCGTCGCGTCCGTGACTCTATCGGCCAATTCGTTCAGCATGCTCGCAGGGGACTTCCGCACGCTGATTGCGACCTCTCGGGATGCGCAGGGCAATGTGCTCACCGGACGATCGGTCAGCTGGTTCTCGAGCAATCTCTCCGTCGTAGACGGTCAGGTCTTCGGGGACACCGCAGTCATTACCGGGCTCACCGCCGGCGCAGCCGTGGTCACCGCTAACGTCGAAGGACGGCAAGCCAGAATCACGGTCACCGTACTGGCCCCGACGACGAATGTGTGTACGGCCATTGCCGGGGCTTCGATTATCGCGAATGACGGGAAGTATCTCGGGCGCTTTACGAATCGCTTCGACTCGGAGTCCGTGTTGAACCAGTTTGGCCAGTACGGGAGTCCGTATGCGGCGCTGAGCACCAACAATCAGTACGGCACCTACGGCAGTCCGTATAGCAGCCTCTCGGCGAGAAACCCGTTCACTTCAACACCGCCGGTCATTGTGAAGAACGGGACCGCACTCGCGTACTACACCGTGAATGCGACCAAGACACCAAGCGTAGCGCCCGCCTACGCGCTGACCTGCACGTTCCCGTAGGACGCGGATCTTGAGCTACGTCTTTCACCGTCACATCAACGAGAATGCAAATGCGCAGAGTCCAGTCGCGGTTACCTAAAGGGCTACGAGTCGGCTCGCTGATGCTTGCTGGCCTCCTATCGGCGGCCTGCGCGCCGGGCGGGGCGGTGCAACTTGAGCCACATCCGGTCCTCGCAAGCGTGCCGCCTGGCGATGTCCAGTTTTTCGACGATGTCGCGCTCGAGGAGGTTGATGCCGCGCATGTTCAGCGCGTTGGCATCATCGGGGAGAAAGCCCTGAAGGGCTTCTCGGCCGACGCAATCAATGCGCGGAAGCAGGCTCGGGAGACTGTCGCGAGCGCGGGAGCGAACGCGTTTTTGCGCCGTGACAAGCGGTCGCTCGTCGCGGTGCACCTAGACTCAGCGGGGTTCGCGGCCGTTCGATCCATCTCGTCCGCGCGGGCAGCGAGCGCTATTGGCGCCTCCCGGCTCGGCGCGCCTGCGAAGTCTGGCGACGTGGTCCAGGTGAAGGGCTACTGCCGGAAGGATGGTGTCTGCGTGGCACCGCACACGCGCGCAAAGCCGTCGAGTAAAGGGAGCACCAAGAGTAAGGGTGGCACATCGAGTTCCGGTCGCCGTCGCCGCTAGCGACATCCCTCTGTCCCG
The sequence above is drawn from the Gemmatimonadaceae bacterium genome and encodes:
- a CDS encoding Ig-like domain-containing protein, with amino-acid sequence MALARNMRRDEQHSNCRIALPRATPTFGRVVWLHAGISLKPSCCNVTGIGGRMRRIAQRVLGSLLVLCAASCGGSSGDAGTTAPPPVASVASVEVSLGASALAVGATTTAAATLRTATGSIVFGKAVSWSSSTPTVASIDGSGTVTGLSAGTTTITATADGRSGSAVVTVTPVPVASISLSLAASSIAANTSVQATAVARDAAGAALSGRQITWTTSASQIATVSQTGLVQGIAPGTATITATSEGRSASATITVTQPPVASVVVSLVTTTLTPGRTTQATVLTRDASGAALSGRTVTWTSTNESVAVVSTSGVVTAIGVGAASITATSEGVTGSAALTVGPAPVATVQVTPGTSTLAVGQSTALQATLRDDLQNVLTGRTVAWTTSNATIAQVSSSGVVTGFSSGSATITATSEGKSATAAITVTAAAVASVTLSANSFSMLAGDFRTLIATSRDAQGNVLTGRSVSWFSSNLSVVDGQVFGDTAVITGLTAGAAVVTANVEGRQARITVTVLAPTTNVCTAIAGASIIANDGKYLGRFTNRFDSESVLNQFGQYGSPYAALSTNNQYGTYGSPYSSLSARNPFTSTPPVIVKNGTALAYYTVNATKTPSVAPAYALTCTFP